A genomic region of Zea mays cultivar B73 chromosome 6, Zm-B73-REFERENCE-NAM-5.0, whole genome shotgun sequence contains the following coding sequences:
- the LOC103628988 gene encoding expansin-A19 — protein sequence MGKRFLHQLLVVVLALFVSPARSDDWLPATATFYGGADGSDTMGGACGYGDLYEQGYGVNNAALSTALFNDGASCGQCYVIRCDSSKTGWCKPGTSNFIVVSATNFCPPNWELPNGGWCGPPRPHFDMSQPAWENIGIYNAGIIPVLYQRVKCWRSGGVRFTIAGFDHFYMVLITNVAGSGSIQSMAVKGANTDWIPMYRNWGANWHCLAGGLVDQGLSFALVSTGGQNIVFQNVVPAWWQFGQTFTTYQNFDY from the exons ATGGGGAAACGCTTCCTCCACCAGCTGCTCGTCGTCGTCCTGGCACTCTTTGTCTCGCCGGCGAGATCGGACGACTGGCTTCCTGCCACCGCCACGTTCTACGGCGGCGCTGACGGCTCCGACACAATGG GTGGCGCGTGCGGGTACGGCGACCTATACGAGCAGGGCTACGGCGTGAACAACGCGGCGCTGAGCACGGCGCTCTTCAACGATGGCGCGTCCTGCGGGCAGTGCTACGTGATCAGGTGCGACAGCAGCAAGACCGGGTGGTGCAAGCCCGGTACCAGCAACTTCATCGTCGTCTCCGCCACCAACTTCTGCCCGCCTAACTGGGAGCTCCCCAACGGCGGGTGGTGCGGCCCGCCCCGCCCCCACTTCGATATGTCCCAGCCCGCCTGGGAGAACATCGGCATCTACAACGCCGGCATCATCCCCGTCCTCTACCAGCGTGTCAAGTGCTGGCGGAGCGGCGGCGTGCGCTTCACCATCGCCGGTTTCGACCACTTCTACATGGTGCTCATCACCAACGTCGCCGGCAGCGGCTCCATCCAGAGTATGGCCGTGAAGGGCGCCAACACGGACTGGATCCCCATGTATAGGAACTGGGGTGCCAACTGGCACTGCCTCGCTGGCGGGCTCGTCGACCAGGGTCTCAGCTTCGCGCTCGTCTCCACCGGTGGGCAGAACATCGTCTTCCAGAACGTCGTGCCGGCGTGGTGGCAGTTCGGCCAAACTTTCACCACCTACCAGAACTTCGACTACTAA